The Arcanobacterium wilhelmae region TTCGCAAGATACGGGATGAGGAGGCGGGCAACTTTCTCCAGGGAGTAGCTGTAGCCTTCTTGGGCGAGGGTGGCGACGCCGGCGTCGGCGAGCCCGCACGGGATCACCTGCATGAAGCGCTCGAGATCCGTGGTGACGTTGAACGCCATGCCGTGCATCGTGGTGTCGGAAGCGAACTTGATGCCGATGGCGCACAGCTTGCGATCAATGTCGCCGTCGCGAACGATCCACACGCCGCTGCGGCCCTCCACCTGTGTGGTTTCGAGGCCGATGAATCGCATCGCCTCGATGAGCGCCTCTTCAGTGCCGCGAACGAACGCCACCACGTCTTTCGGGGGAGTGACGGCGATGATCGGGTAGATCACCAGCTGGCCCGGACCGTGGTAGGTGACCGAGCCGCCGCGATCCATCGCGATGACCGGTATCTCACTATTTGGAATGTCCTGCGGCTGTGTGCGACGCCCCGCAGTGTACGTATCTTTCGCCTCCCAGACGATGAACGTATCCTCGCGCTCGCCCGCCGCCACCTGCTGATGCAAATGGCGCTGTAGTGCGTCTACAGCCATGTAATCCTGTGGCCCTCGATCGAGCAGATTCACAATATGCACGCGTTCAGCCTATTCCTTTAGTCCTAGGTATTCGAGGTGGGAAAGTGTGAGCCTGACCAATCCGGAGTTGCTTCACTGCCAGCGGAAAACTAGGCTGTAAAGGTCCTGTATCGCATTTTCATGCACAGATATGGATACGGAACGCGAGGTGGAAACGAACGGGGAAACCGCCTCGCGCCGGGTGGAGATCAGCGGTGTTGCCGTAGTATTTCCACATAAATTGCACCCATCGGAAGTGGGCGATCCTCGCGGGGCCGCGCATTTCCTTCCCCGAGTCAGGAAGCCTCGCATGCTGAGATACCTTTTGCGGCGAATCGCGAATTACGTGTTGTTGCTGTTCATGGCAACAACGATGGCGTACTTCATCGCCGGCACACAGTTGAATCCACGAGCTAAGCTCATTCAGGAGCGTTTGTCGTCTGGAAAGAATCAGACGCGCGCTGAGATTGAGGCGTCGGTTGATCGTCTCCTCAACGGATACAACATCAACCCGAATACCTCTATTTTCGAGCGTTACTGGAACTGGCTCAAGAACGTTGTGTTCCATTTTGATTGGGGCTACGCTCCCGATGGTTCGCATGTGAATACGGAGATCGCAAACCGTGTGCCACTTTCGTTGCAGCTCGTCTTTCTCGGATTCTTCATCGGTATCTTCGTTGGCGTGGCACTCGGTGCGTATTCCGCGGTGAAGCAGTACTCGGCATTCGATCGCGTGACCACCTTTATCGTCATGCTCTTGATCTCGACTCCGAGTATCGTGTTGGCGATCCTCTTGCAGATGCTCACCATCAAAATGAACCAGACGCTCGGCACGGATCTGTCATTCTCGGGGCCATACTCCGTGCCTCAACCTGATGGCACTTTCGCAGCCCTCATGGATCGCCTTGAACACCTTTTGCTTCCCACGATTGCGATGTCCCTCGGCGGTATCGCTGTCTATTCGCGCTACCAGCGCAACCTCATGCTGGACACCCTCGGCGCGGATTATGTGCGCACGGCCCGTGCGAAGGGCCTGCGGTTCGCGAAGGCCGTTCGCCTTCACGCGCTTCGCACCTCCTTGATCCCGGTTGCTACCTACTTCGCGTTCGGCATTGCGGGCCTGATTACGGGTGCTGCTATTACCGAGCAGATTTTCGGCTGGCAAGGCATGGGTATCTACGCAATTAACACCATCCAGCTGATGGACATCAACGGAACGGTTTCCGTTGTGGCATTTGGCGGCGCGTGTACGCTCACGGGTGCACTGCTCTCCGACATGTTGATTGCAGCCATCGATCCGCGAGTGCGAGTGGGGTAAGACAATGAGCAACATGATGCAAACTAGCCAAGTCGCCGAAGTGAAGGCGGCCCTCAGTAAGCAGAGCGAGGAGCGCGCGAAGAACGATAAGCGCTACACTCGCAACCAGCTGATCCGCCGTCGCTTCCTGCGTTCGAAGTCTGCAGTCGGCGGCCTGATCGGTCTCGTTATTATTATTCTCGCTGCGATTGTGGTTCCCTACGTTCTTCCCTGGAGCTACGATGTGGCGGACGATCTGAACTTCCTCACCGAGCCAGGTATTGGCGGCCACGTCTTTGGCACTAACCAGGGCGGTTATGACATGCTGGCCGTCACGATGGAGGGCCTGCGCAAGTCGCTGATGATCGGTTTCGCAGTGGCTGCGGTCCAGGTGTTTATCGCGGCCATCGTGGGTGCGTCGATCGCCTACTTTGGTGGTTGGGCCGACAAGGTTGGCACCTGGGTGATTGATCTTTTGCTCGTTCTGCCGAGCTTCCTGATGATCGCTGTGATCTCGCAACGTTTTGCGGGTTCGAAATCGTCAACGCTCCTACTGATTATTTTGCTGGCGGTCTTCTCGTGGAT contains the following coding sequences:
- the lipB gene encoding lipoyl(octanoyl) transferase LipB, with product MHIVNLLDRGPQDYMAVDALQRHLHQQVAAGEREDTFIVWEAKDTYTAGRRTQPQDIPNSEIPVIAMDRGGSVTYHGPGQLVIYPIIAVTPPKDVVAFVRGTEEALIEAMRFIGLETTQVEGRSGVWIVRDGDIDRKLCAIGIKFASDTTMHGMAFNVTTDLERFMQVIPCGLADAGVATLAQEGYSYSLEKVARLLIPYLANAYQRFRREGRNNLELVHDDVAPLLEEVAAHANTLPQNTGVAWHPRKDAK
- a CDS encoding ABC transporter permease, coding for MLRYLLRRIANYVLLLFMATTMAYFIAGTQLNPRAKLIQERLSSGKNQTRAEIEASVDRLLNGYNINPNTSIFERYWNWLKNVVFHFDWGYAPDGSHVNTEIANRVPLSLQLVFLGFFIGIFVGVALGAYSAVKQYSAFDRVTTFIVMLLISTPSIVLAILLQMLTIKMNQTLGTDLSFSGPYSVPQPDGTFAALMDRLEHLLLPTIAMSLGGIAVYSRYQRNLMLDTLGADYVRTARAKGLRFAKAVRLHALRTSLIPVATYFAFGIAGLITGAAITEQIFGWQGMGIYAINTIQLMDINGTVSVVAFGGACTLTGALLSDMLIAAIDPRVRVG
- a CDS encoding ABC transporter permease yields the protein MMQTSQVAEVKAALSKQSEERAKNDKRYTRNQLIRRRFLRSKSAVGGLIGLVIIILAAIVVPYVLPWSYDVADDLNFLTEPGIGGHVFGTNQGGYDMLAVTMEGLRKSLMIGFAVAAVQVFIAAIVGASIAYFGGWADKVGTWVIDLLLVLPSFLMIAVISQRFAGSKSSTLLLIILLAVFSWMLTARVVRALTMSIKNLDYVHAAKYMSVPSFVVIVKHILPNISSLLIIDFTLSVAGAVLSETSLSFFGFGVQKPEVSLGSLIGDAQTSALTQPWLFLPPAGALVLMLLCVNFVGDGLRDAIDPSSKSGGDA